In Thermococcus thioreducens, a genomic segment contains:
- a CDS encoding sigma factor-like helix-turn-helix DNA-binding protein encodes MLRLPEGMERVWLMRAKGMREVEIAEALGVSRQAVNKALKDARVKLFEAFFGIAGVFGFEVIRVNAEKGFMVARGKCLDKNVRVYAFYFPGKGIRAFFGEDLPEYVIEHAVEMGIIRKPEREELIKALES; translated from the coding sequence ATGCTTCGACTTCCTGAGGGCATGGAGCGGGTCTGGCTGATGAGGGCCAAGGGGATGAGAGAGGTCGAGATAGCCGAGGCCCTCGGTGTCTCACGTCAGGCTGTCAATAAAGCTTTGAAGGACGCGCGGGTGAAGCTCTTTGAGGCCTTCTTTGGCATCGCCGGAGTGTTTGGCTTCGAGGTGATAAGGGTCAACGCGGAGAAGGGCTTCATGGTCGCGAGGGGAAAATGCTTAGATAAAAACGTTAGAGTTTACGCCTTCTACTTCCCTGGGAAGGGGATAAGGGCATTCTTCGGAGAGGATCTGCCGGAGTATGTGATTGAGCACGCAGTTGAGATGGGGATAATAAGAAAACCCGAACGGGAAGAGCTGATAAAGGCCCTTGAGAGTTAA
- a CDS encoding SdpI family protein, with the protein MMSPEVTFGLFISATMFLAGFLTYLYRDRPNHAIGVRIGYTYLSEEAWRDANTFAGKAFMVLGVFLGILGLTGNIIILIVVMLIGVSIITWRSYAIAKETFERETISTPAEGKPKPLERVDVKPYLVVQLTLLFSYLLLLWVSWEKMPEIIATHFNAQGIADRFEPKSVGAFLIPLGAFLFLIGLTYLGRDPVALRIPRGNTKTAKIVLELLTALQFIMWGAFVYSILYNAYSFSSPVLLEAIVIGGVGFIVIETIRLIKTVRWGV; encoded by the coding sequence CGGATTCCTGACGTACCTCTACAGGGACAGGCCCAACCACGCGATAGGGGTGAGGATAGGCTACACCTACCTCTCGGAGGAAGCCTGGAGAGACGCAAACACTTTCGCAGGAAAGGCCTTCATGGTACTCGGCGTTTTCCTGGGGATTCTCGGCTTAACGGGGAACATCATTATCCTGATCGTGGTGATGCTCATAGGGGTCTCGATAATAACCTGGAGGAGCTACGCCATAGCAAAGGAAACCTTTGAGCGCGAGACCATCTCAACCCCAGCTGAGGGGAAGCCAAAGCCCCTTGAAAGGGTGGACGTCAAGCCCTATCTGGTGGTTCAGCTGACTCTCCTCTTCTCGTACCTGCTTCTTCTCTGGGTGAGCTGGGAGAAAATGCCCGAGATCATAGCAACTCACTTTAATGCCCAGGGAATCGCCGACCGCTTCGAGCCTAAGTCGGTCGGAGCTTTCCTAATACCCCTCGGTGCTTTCCTGTTCCTTATTGGGTTAACTTACCTCGGCCGTGATCCCGTGGCCCTGAGGATTCCCAGGGGGAACACAAAGACAGCGAAGATAGTTCTGGAGCTGTTGACGGCCCTCCAGTTCATAATGTGGGGTGCGTTCGTCTATTCAATCCTTTACAACGCGTACTCCTTCAGCTCGCCGGTGTTGCTTGAGGCCATCGTCATTGGTGGTGTGGGGTTCATAGTCATTGAGACTATCAGGTTAATAAAGACCGTGAGATGGGGAGTTTGA